The proteins below are encoded in one region of Natronospira bacteriovora:
- the zipA gene encoding cell division protein ZipA gives MPELRLALIVIAVVLVVAVYLFTRWQARRGESGGSYPDIGGSSRHPGSTRPGRGRPKLEGDELPSIRPERPRATGHDRHEPPSETRVQAPPRRSAEQSSPGPDFRRQAEERLAGIRRRLSAGLGSLAGDRAADEPEAAEAVDAPPESAHEDDPAAEALKGFDPGSQKIVSLHVLAVGQDGLDGALLRSQLEDNGCRHGQYDIFHRTERASDGRPSLLFSVANVVEPGQFDYEAMEQTLYRGVTLFAVLPGPWPGVDAFREMLGLARQLAETLGGELRDEARNAFSRQRAGHIEEQITEFERLHRQLGSDRRGS, from the coding sequence ATGCCGGAACTGCGACTCGCCCTGATCGTCATTGCCGTTGTCCTGGTGGTGGCCGTCTACCTCTTCACCCGCTGGCAGGCCCGGCGAGGGGAGAGTGGGGGATCCTACCCGGATATCGGTGGTTCAAGCCGTCATCCGGGGTCGACCCGGCCTGGACGGGGGCGGCCGAAACTGGAAGGGGATGAGCTGCCCAGCATCCGGCCCGAGCGGCCGCGCGCGACAGGCCATGACAGGCATGAGCCGCCGTCCGAGACCCGGGTTCAGGCCCCGCCACGCCGTAGCGCCGAGCAATCGTCACCCGGTCCGGATTTCCGGCGCCAGGCCGAGGAACGGCTGGCCGGTATTCGCCGGCGTCTGTCCGCTGGCCTGGGTAGTCTCGCCGGTGATCGAGCGGCCGATGAGCCGGAGGCAGCGGAAGCTGTCGATGCGCCGCCTGAATCGGCACATGAAGACGATCCGGCGGCTGAAGCGCTGAAAGGCTTTGATCCGGGCTCCCAGAAGATCGTCTCCCTGCATGTTCTTGCCGTTGGGCAGGACGGCCTCGATGGCGCCTTGCTGCGCAGCCAGCTGGAAGATAATGGTTGCCGCCACGGTCAGTACGACATTTTCCATCGCACCGAGCGTGCCAGCGATGGCCGGCCGTCCCTGCTGTTCAGCGTCGCCAACGTGGTCGAACCGGGGCAGTTCGATTACGAGGCCATGGAGCAGACACTTTATCGCGGGGTGACCCTGTTTGCCGTATTACCCGGCCCCTGGCCCGGTGTGGATGCCTTCAGGGAAATGCTGGGCCTGGCCCGCCAGCTGGCCGAGACCCTCGGGGGGGAGCTCCGTGATGAAGCACGCAATGCCTTTTCACGTCAGCGAGCCGGTCATATTGAAGAGCAGATCACGGAATTCGAGCGCCTGCACCGGCAGCTCGGCAGCGATCGTCGCGGGAGCTGA